A section of the Ovis canadensis isolate MfBH-ARS-UI-01 breed Bighorn chromosome 1, ARS-UI_OviCan_v2, whole genome shotgun sequence genome encodes:
- the RRP1B gene encoding ribosomal RNA processing protein 1 homolog B isoform X3, whose translation MAPAMQPAEIQFAQRLASHEKGIRDRAVKKLRQYISVKTQKETGGFSQEELLKIWKGLFYCMWVQNEPLLQEELANTISQLIHVVNNSEAQHLFIQTFWQTVNREWPGIERLRLDKYHMLIRLVLRQSFEVLKRNGWEESRIKLFLDVLMKEVLHPESRSPNGVKFLFIDIYLDELSKVGGKELLADQNLKFIDPFCKIAAKTRDQTLVQTIARGVFEAIVDQSPFAPEETAKEQKAQVGGGGLSEEEASANEMAWRKAARKKKAALGKCHPGKEEGSQEGGQDGSGSVEDTGPLLQFDYKAVADRLLEMTNRKNVPPFNRKRLSELIKKFQDISEGSLSHLSFAEDTTADEDDQTRSQGTHRKKGNKLLEKTDMAEGKGTTFSPAKEESKGGIPKKKRRKKKKKQLQAECTGPSGEATRPVQNGSQEPEASPKRAPEESGAELGILAMPGTLEQSSSELPSSHNKRKRPRKRSPRIQVEGLESTASSLEGVAPQAAPASGAPVLKKRRELGALLVNGSGLPVLAWPPPQREGPPANPADRRDCPTSLPPGGKLKKKSGGPSGLDLYDSCAQKAAILKKRKKMKEMSNSVEPRGMKLIPALGSGGVRGPLKKKLRTEKDFVQFDAVSSPKPLFFRKAKGSTAASPGPTLQPHRAPSSSKKVTFGLNRNMTAEFKKTDKSILVSPTGPSRVAFNPEQRPLHGVLKTPTSSPASTPLGPKKPLTATPKRRPTAMDFF comes from the exons GAGGTTTCAGCCAAGAAGAACTTCTAAAAATCTGGAAAGGGCTGTTCTATTGCATGTGGGTGCAGAATGAACCACTTCTGCAG GAGGAGCTAGCGAACACTATTTCCCAACTCATCCATGTTGTTAACAACTCAGAGGCTC AGCACTTGTTCATCCAGACCTTCTGGCAGACCGTGAATCGCGAGTGGCCAGGCATCGAAAGGCTCCGTCTGGACAAATACCACATG CTGATTCGTCTGGTCCTCAGGCAGTCCTTCGAAGTTCTGAAGCGAAACGGCTGGGAAGAAAG CCGCATCAAGCTTTTCCTCGACGTCCTGATGAAGGAGGTCCTGCATCCTGAGAGTCGGTCTCCAAATGGAGTGAAGTTTCTCTTCATCGACATTTACCTGGACGAGCTGTCCAAAGTGGGCGGGAAGGAG CTTTTGGCAGATCAAAATCTCAAGTTTATTGACCCGTTCTGCAAGATTGCTGCCAAGACTAGGGA CCAGACTTTGGTACAGACTATAGCTAGGGGTGTTTTTGAAGCCATTGTAGATCAGTCTCCTTTTGCACCTGAAGAGACAGCCAAGGAGCAGAAAGCACAAGTGGGTGGCGGCGGCCTCTCAGAGGAAGAGGCGTCTGCAAACGAGATGGCCTGGAGAAAAGCAGCCAGGAAAAAGAAAGCAG CACTAGGCAAATGTCACCCCGGAAAAGAGGAGGGCAGCCAGGAAGGTGGACAGGATGGCAGCGGAAGTGTGGAGGACACCGGGCCACTTCTCCAG TTTGACTACAAGGCGGTTGCTGACCGACTCCTGGAAATGACCAATAGGAAAAACGTCCCTCCCTTCAACAGGAAACGTCTCTCCGAGCTCATCAAGAA attccaagATATCTCTGAAG GCAGTCTCTCTCACCTCAGTTTTGCTGAGGATACCACTGCTGACGAAGATGACCAGACCCGCAGTCAAGGAACACATAGGAAGAAAGGGAATAAACTTCTGGAGAAGACAGACATGGCAGAAGGGAAAG GAACCACGTTTTCCCCTGCCAAGGAAGAGAGCAAAGGTggcattccaaagaaaaagaggaggaagaagaagaagaagcaactCCAGGCTGAATGCACAGGGCCCAGTGGGGAAGCCACGCGCCCAGTACAGAATGGGAGCCAGGAGCCAGAGGCCAGTCCCAAAAGAGCCCCAGAGGAGAGTGGGGCTGAGCTGGGAATTTTGGCCATGCCCGGCACCCTGGAGCAGAGCAGCTCGGAGCTGCCCTCCTCACACAACAAAAGGAAACGGCCCAGGAAGAGGAGCCCAAGGATCCAGGTGGAGGGCCTGGAGTCAACAGCATCATCTCTGGAGGGGGTGGCCCCTCAGGCGGCCCCAGCCAGCGGTGCCCCTGTCCTGAAGAAGAGGCGGGAGCTGGGAGCCCTGCTGGTCAACGGCAGTGGCCTGCCTGTGCTggcctggcccccaccccagaGGGAAGGGCCCCCTGCCAACCCAGCAGACAGAAGGGActgccccacctccctgcccccaggtgGGAAACTGAAGAAAAAGAGTGGAGGGCCCAGCGGCCTTGACCTTTATGACTCGTGCGCTCAGAAAGCTGCCAttttgaaaaagaggaagaaaatgaaggagATGTCAAACTCAGTGGAGCCCAGAGGAATGAAGCTCATCCCGGCCCTG GGCAGTGGTGGGGTGCGTGGCCCTTTGAAGAAGAAGCTGAGGACGGAGAAGGACTTCGTACAGTTCGACGCTGTGTCCTCCCCGAAGCCCCTGTTCTTCAGGAAGGCCAAGGGCAGCACTGCTGCCTCGCCGGGCCCCACCCTGCAG CCACACAGAGCCCCGTCCAGCTCCAAGAAGGTGACCTTTGGGTTGAACAGGAACATGACAGCAG AGTTCAAGAAGACAGACAAGAGCATCTTGGTCAGTCCCACGGGCCCCTCCCGAGTGGCCTTCAACCCTGAGCAGAGGCCCCTCCATGGGGTGCTGAAGACCCCCACCAGCTCGCCGGCCAGCACCCCTCTGGGCCCCAAGAAGCCGCTGACCGCCACACCAAAGAGAAGGCCAACGGCTATGGACTTCTTCTAA
- the RRP1B gene encoding ribosomal RNA processing protein 1 homolog B isoform X1 → MAPAMQPAEIQFAQRLASHEKGIRDRAVKKLRQYISVKTQKETGGFSQEELLKIWKGLFYCMWVQNEPLLQEELANTISQLIHVVNNSEAQHLFIQTFWQTVNREWPGIERLRLDKYHMLIRLVLRQSFEVLKRNGWEESRIKLFLDVLMKEVLHPESRSPNGVKFLFIDIYLDELSKVGGKELLADQNLKFIDPFCKIAAKTRDQTLVQTIARGVFEAIVDQSPFAPEETAKEQKAQVGGGGLSEEEASANEMAWRKAARKKKAALGKCHPGKEEGSQEGGQDGSGSVEDTGPLLQFDYKAVADRLLEMTNRKNVPPFNRKRLSELIKKRCLWCPAGSLSHLSFAEDTTADEDDQTRSQGTHRKKGNKLLEKTDMAEGKGTTFSPAKEESKGGIPKKKRRKKKKKQLQAECTGPSGEATRPVQNGSQEPEASPKRAPEESGAELGILAMPGTLEQSSSELPSSHNKRKRPRKRSPRIQVEGLESTASSLEGVAPQAAPASGAPVLKKRRELGALLVNGSGLPVLAWPPPQREGPPANPADRRDCPTSLPPGGKLKKKSGGPSGLDLYDSCAQKAAILKKRKKMKEMSNSVEPRGMKLIPALGSGGVRGPLKKKLRTEKDFVQFDAVSSPKPLFFRKAKGSTAASPGPTLQPHRAPSSSKKVTFGLNRNMTAEFKKTDKSILVSPTGPSRVAFNPEQRPLHGVLKTPTSSPASTPLGPKKPLTATPKRRPTAMDFF, encoded by the exons GAGGTTTCAGCCAAGAAGAACTTCTAAAAATCTGGAAAGGGCTGTTCTATTGCATGTGGGTGCAGAATGAACCACTTCTGCAG GAGGAGCTAGCGAACACTATTTCCCAACTCATCCATGTTGTTAACAACTCAGAGGCTC AGCACTTGTTCATCCAGACCTTCTGGCAGACCGTGAATCGCGAGTGGCCAGGCATCGAAAGGCTCCGTCTGGACAAATACCACATG CTGATTCGTCTGGTCCTCAGGCAGTCCTTCGAAGTTCTGAAGCGAAACGGCTGGGAAGAAAG CCGCATCAAGCTTTTCCTCGACGTCCTGATGAAGGAGGTCCTGCATCCTGAGAGTCGGTCTCCAAATGGAGTGAAGTTTCTCTTCATCGACATTTACCTGGACGAGCTGTCCAAAGTGGGCGGGAAGGAG CTTTTGGCAGATCAAAATCTCAAGTTTATTGACCCGTTCTGCAAGATTGCTGCCAAGACTAGGGA CCAGACTTTGGTACAGACTATAGCTAGGGGTGTTTTTGAAGCCATTGTAGATCAGTCTCCTTTTGCACCTGAAGAGACAGCCAAGGAGCAGAAAGCACAAGTGGGTGGCGGCGGCCTCTCAGAGGAAGAGGCGTCTGCAAACGAGATGGCCTGGAGAAAAGCAGCCAGGAAAAAGAAAGCAG CACTAGGCAAATGTCACCCCGGAAAAGAGGAGGGCAGCCAGGAAGGTGGACAGGATGGCAGCGGAAGTGTGGAGGACACCGGGCCACTTCTCCAG TTTGACTACAAGGCGGTTGCTGACCGACTCCTGGAAATGACCAATAGGAAAAACGTCCCTCCCTTCAACAGGAAACGTCTCTCCGAGCTCATCAAGAA ACGTTGTCTTTGGTGTCCAGCAGGCAGTCTCTCTCACCTCAGTTTTGCTGAGGATACCACTGCTGACGAAGATGACCAGACCCGCAGTCAAGGAACACATAGGAAGAAAGGGAATAAACTTCTGGAGAAGACAGACATGGCAGAAGGGAAAG GAACCACGTTTTCCCCTGCCAAGGAAGAGAGCAAAGGTggcattccaaagaaaaagaggaggaagaagaagaagaagcaactCCAGGCTGAATGCACAGGGCCCAGTGGGGAAGCCACGCGCCCAGTACAGAATGGGAGCCAGGAGCCAGAGGCCAGTCCCAAAAGAGCCCCAGAGGAGAGTGGGGCTGAGCTGGGAATTTTGGCCATGCCCGGCACCCTGGAGCAGAGCAGCTCGGAGCTGCCCTCCTCACACAACAAAAGGAAACGGCCCAGGAAGAGGAGCCCAAGGATCCAGGTGGAGGGCCTGGAGTCAACAGCATCATCTCTGGAGGGGGTGGCCCCTCAGGCGGCCCCAGCCAGCGGTGCCCCTGTCCTGAAGAAGAGGCGGGAGCTGGGAGCCCTGCTGGTCAACGGCAGTGGCCTGCCTGTGCTggcctggcccccaccccagaGGGAAGGGCCCCCTGCCAACCCAGCAGACAGAAGGGActgccccacctccctgcccccaggtgGGAAACTGAAGAAAAAGAGTGGAGGGCCCAGCGGCCTTGACCTTTATGACTCGTGCGCTCAGAAAGCTGCCAttttgaaaaagaggaagaaaatgaaggagATGTCAAACTCAGTGGAGCCCAGAGGAATGAAGCTCATCCCGGCCCTG GGCAGTGGTGGGGTGCGTGGCCCTTTGAAGAAGAAGCTGAGGACGGAGAAGGACTTCGTACAGTTCGACGCTGTGTCCTCCCCGAAGCCCCTGTTCTTCAGGAAGGCCAAGGGCAGCACTGCTGCCTCGCCGGGCCCCACCCTGCAG CCACACAGAGCCCCGTCCAGCTCCAAGAAGGTGACCTTTGGGTTGAACAGGAACATGACAGCAG AGTTCAAGAAGACAGACAAGAGCATCTTGGTCAGTCCCACGGGCCCCTCCCGAGTGGCCTTCAACCCTGAGCAGAGGCCCCTCCATGGGGTGCTGAAGACCCCCACCAGCTCGCCGGCCAGCACCCCTCTGGGCCCCAAGAAGCCGCTGACCGCCACACCAAAGAGAAGGCCAACGGCTATGGACTTCTTCTAA
- the RRP1B gene encoding ribosomal RNA processing protein 1 homolog B isoform X2, with the protein MAPAMQPAEIQFAQRLASHEKGIRDRAVKKLRQYISVKTQKETGGFSQEELLKIWKGLFYCMWVQNEPLLQEELANTISQLIHVVNNSEAQHLFIQTFWQTVNREWPGIERLRLDKYHMLIRLVLRQSFEVLKRNGWEESRIKLFLDVLMKEVLHPESRSPNGVKFLFIDIYLDELSKVGGKELLADQNLKFIDPFCKIAAKTRDQTLVQTIARGVFEAIVDQSPFAPEETAKEQKAQVGGGGLSEEEASANEMAWRKAARKKKAALGKCHPGKEEGSQEGGQDGSGSVEDTGPLLQFDYKAVADRLLEMTNRKNVPPFNRKRLSELIKKFQDISEAGSLSHLSFAEDTTADEDDQTRSQGTHRKKGNKLLEKTDMAEGKGTTFSPAKEESKGGIPKKKRRKKKKKQLQAECTGPSGEATRPVQNGSQEPEASPKRAPEESGAELGILAMPGTLEQSSSELPSSHNKRKRPRKRSPRIQVEGLESTASSLEGVAPQAAPASGAPVLKKRRELGALLVNGSGLPVLAWPPPQREGPPANPADRRDCPTSLPPGGKLKKKSGGPSGLDLYDSCAQKAAILKKRKKMKEMSNSVEPRGMKLIPALGSGGVRGPLKKKLRTEKDFVQFDAVSSPKPLFFRKAKGSTAASPGPTLQPHRAPSSSKKVTFGLNRNMTAEFKKTDKSILVSPTGPSRVAFNPEQRPLHGVLKTPTSSPASTPLGPKKPLTATPKRRPTAMDFF; encoded by the exons GAGGTTTCAGCCAAGAAGAACTTCTAAAAATCTGGAAAGGGCTGTTCTATTGCATGTGGGTGCAGAATGAACCACTTCTGCAG GAGGAGCTAGCGAACACTATTTCCCAACTCATCCATGTTGTTAACAACTCAGAGGCTC AGCACTTGTTCATCCAGACCTTCTGGCAGACCGTGAATCGCGAGTGGCCAGGCATCGAAAGGCTCCGTCTGGACAAATACCACATG CTGATTCGTCTGGTCCTCAGGCAGTCCTTCGAAGTTCTGAAGCGAAACGGCTGGGAAGAAAG CCGCATCAAGCTTTTCCTCGACGTCCTGATGAAGGAGGTCCTGCATCCTGAGAGTCGGTCTCCAAATGGAGTGAAGTTTCTCTTCATCGACATTTACCTGGACGAGCTGTCCAAAGTGGGCGGGAAGGAG CTTTTGGCAGATCAAAATCTCAAGTTTATTGACCCGTTCTGCAAGATTGCTGCCAAGACTAGGGA CCAGACTTTGGTACAGACTATAGCTAGGGGTGTTTTTGAAGCCATTGTAGATCAGTCTCCTTTTGCACCTGAAGAGACAGCCAAGGAGCAGAAAGCACAAGTGGGTGGCGGCGGCCTCTCAGAGGAAGAGGCGTCTGCAAACGAGATGGCCTGGAGAAAAGCAGCCAGGAAAAAGAAAGCAG CACTAGGCAAATGTCACCCCGGAAAAGAGGAGGGCAGCCAGGAAGGTGGACAGGATGGCAGCGGAAGTGTGGAGGACACCGGGCCACTTCTCCAG TTTGACTACAAGGCGGTTGCTGACCGACTCCTGGAAATGACCAATAGGAAAAACGTCCCTCCCTTCAACAGGAAACGTCTCTCCGAGCTCATCAAGAA attccaagATATCTCTGAAG CAGGCAGTCTCTCTCACCTCAGTTTTGCTGAGGATACCACTGCTGACGAAGATGACCAGACCCGCAGTCAAGGAACACATAGGAAGAAAGGGAATAAACTTCTGGAGAAGACAGACATGGCAGAAGGGAAAG GAACCACGTTTTCCCCTGCCAAGGAAGAGAGCAAAGGTggcattccaaagaaaaagaggaggaagaagaagaagaagcaactCCAGGCTGAATGCACAGGGCCCAGTGGGGAAGCCACGCGCCCAGTACAGAATGGGAGCCAGGAGCCAGAGGCCAGTCCCAAAAGAGCCCCAGAGGAGAGTGGGGCTGAGCTGGGAATTTTGGCCATGCCCGGCACCCTGGAGCAGAGCAGCTCGGAGCTGCCCTCCTCACACAACAAAAGGAAACGGCCCAGGAAGAGGAGCCCAAGGATCCAGGTGGAGGGCCTGGAGTCAACAGCATCATCTCTGGAGGGGGTGGCCCCTCAGGCGGCCCCAGCCAGCGGTGCCCCTGTCCTGAAGAAGAGGCGGGAGCTGGGAGCCCTGCTGGTCAACGGCAGTGGCCTGCCTGTGCTggcctggcccccaccccagaGGGAAGGGCCCCCTGCCAACCCAGCAGACAGAAGGGActgccccacctccctgcccccaggtgGGAAACTGAAGAAAAAGAGTGGAGGGCCCAGCGGCCTTGACCTTTATGACTCGTGCGCTCAGAAAGCTGCCAttttgaaaaagaggaagaaaatgaaggagATGTCAAACTCAGTGGAGCCCAGAGGAATGAAGCTCATCCCGGCCCTG GGCAGTGGTGGGGTGCGTGGCCCTTTGAAGAAGAAGCTGAGGACGGAGAAGGACTTCGTACAGTTCGACGCTGTGTCCTCCCCGAAGCCCCTGTTCTTCAGGAAGGCCAAGGGCAGCACTGCTGCCTCGCCGGGCCCCACCCTGCAG CCACACAGAGCCCCGTCCAGCTCCAAGAAGGTGACCTTTGGGTTGAACAGGAACATGACAGCAG AGTTCAAGAAGACAGACAAGAGCATCTTGGTCAGTCCCACGGGCCCCTCCCGAGTGGCCTTCAACCCTGAGCAGAGGCCCCTCCATGGGGTGCTGAAGACCCCCACCAGCTCGCCGGCCAGCACCCCTCTGGGCCCCAAGAAGCCGCTGACCGCCACACCAAAGAGAAGGCCAACGGCTATGGACTTCTTCTAA